In Pseudomonas deceptionensis, a single window of DNA contains:
- a CDS encoding YbaB/EbfC family nucleoid-associated protein: MMKGGMAGLMKQAQQMQEKMAKMQEELANAEVTGKAGGDMVTVVMTGRHDIKRVSIDPALLEGVSEDDREVLEDLFAAAVNDAVRKIEANSQDKMSGVTAGMQLPPGMKLPF, from the coding sequence ATGATGAAAGGTGGCATGGCCGGCCTGATGAAGCAGGCGCAGCAGATGCAGGAAAAAATGGCCAAGATGCAGGAAGAACTGGCCAATGCAGAAGTGACCGGCAAGGCCGGTGGCGACATGGTGACTGTGGTCATGACCGGTCGTCACGACATCAAGCGGGTAAGCATTGATCCGGCCCTGCTTGAAGGCGTCAGCGAAGACGACCGTGAAGTGCTGGAAGATCTGTTTGCCGCTGCCGTCAACGACGCCGTGCGCAAGATCGAAGCCAACAGCCAGGACAAAATGTCTGGCGTGACCGCCGGCATGCAACTGCCGCCGGGCATGAAGCTGCCGTTCTAA
- the recR gene encoding recombination mediator RecR — protein sequence MSFSPLIRQLIDALRTLPGVGQKTAQRMALQLLERDRSGGSRLALALTQAMEGVGHCRLCRTLTEDDLCPQCADMRRDDTLLCVVEGPMDVYAVEQTGYRGRYFVLKGHLSPLDGLGPEAIGIPQLMTRIAEQGTFAEVILATNPTVEGEATAHYIAQLLSNKGLIASRIAHGVPLGGELELVDGGTLAHSFSGRRPITL from the coding sequence ATGAGCTTTAGCCCCCTGATTCGCCAACTGATCGATGCCTTGCGCACTTTGCCGGGTGTGGGTCAAAAGACCGCGCAGCGCATGGCCCTGCAATTGCTTGAGCGTGACCGCAGTGGCGGCTCGCGCCTGGCGTTGGCGCTGACTCAGGCGATGGAGGGCGTGGGGCATTGCCGGCTGTGCAGAACCCTTACGGAAGACGATTTGTGCCCGCAGTGTGCTGATATGCGCCGTGACGACACCTTGTTGTGCGTGGTCGAGGGGCCGATGGATGTGTATGCGGTCGAACAGACTGGCTATCGCGGTCGTTACTTTGTGCTCAAGGGGCACTTGTCGCCGCTCGATGGTCTGGGGCCCGAGGCGATTGGCATTCCGCAACTGATGACACGCATTGCGGAGCAGGGCACTTTCGCCGAAGTGATCCTGGCCACCAACCCGACGGTCGAAGGCGAAGCCACTGCGCATTACATTGCCCAGCTACTGAGCAACAAGGGCCTGATCGCTTCGCGCATCGCCCATGGCGTGCCGCTGGGTGGCGAACTGGAGCTGGTGGATGGCGGTACGTTGGCCCATTCGTTCTCGGGGCGTCGTCCGATTACGTTGTAA
- the ccoS gene encoding cbb3-type cytochrome oxidase assembly protein CcoS, whose amino-acid sequence MPALYVMIPAALLIVAIAIYIFFWAVDSGQYDDLDSPAHSILFDDQDPQHTAAVEEAKSQHPESPADTDKKAPPHA is encoded by the coding sequence ATGCCAGCCCTCTACGTCATGATTCCTGCGGCCCTGCTGATTGTCGCCATCGCCATCTACATCTTTTTCTGGGCGGTAGACAGCGGCCAGTACGACGACCTCGACAGCCCGGCACACAGCATCCTGTTCGACGACCAGGACCCGCAACACACCGCCGCCGTCGAAGAAGCGAAAAGCCAGCACCCGGAATCCCCCGCAGACACCGACAAAAAAGCGCCTCCCCATGCTTGA
- a CDS encoding sulfite exporter TauE/SafE family protein, producing MLELAPLLVSAVILGLLGGGHCLGMCGGLMGALTLAIPKEQRSRRFRLLLAYNLGRILSYATAGLLLGLAGWAVANSPAAMFMRILAGLLLICMGLYLAGWWSGLTRIESLGRGLWRHIQPVATRLLPVSSLPRALLLGALWGWLPCGLVYSTLIWSASQGSAIDSALLMLAFGLGTWPVLLATGLAAERVTALLRKRSVRMAGGLLVILFGIWTLPGPHQHWLMGH from the coding sequence ATGCTTGAGCTGGCACCGCTGTTGGTATCCGCCGTAATTCTGGGCCTGCTCGGAGGGGGGCATTGCCTGGGCATGTGCGGTGGCCTGATGGGTGCGCTGACCCTGGCCATCCCCAAAGAGCAACGCAGCCGACGCTTCAGGCTGCTATTGGCCTACAACCTGGGAAGAATTCTTAGCTATGCCACGGCGGGATTACTGCTGGGCCTGGCCGGATGGGCGGTAGCCAACAGCCCCGCGGCGATGTTTATGCGCATCCTGGCCGGGCTGCTGCTGATTTGCATGGGCCTGTACCTGGCCGGCTGGTGGAGCGGCCTGACCCGCATCGAAAGCCTGGGCCGCGGCCTGTGGCGGCACATACAGCCCGTGGCCACCCGCTTGCTACCGGTATCGAGCCTGCCCCGCGCCCTGCTGCTGGGCGCGCTCTGGGGCTGGCTGCCTTGCGGCCTGGTCTACAGCACACTGATCTGGTCCGCCAGCCAGGGCAGCGCCATCGACAGTGCACTTTTGATGCTGGCGTTTGGTCTTGGCACCTGGCCTGTGTTGCTCGCCACCGGCCTTGCGGCGGAGCGCGTAACGGCGCTGCTGCGCAAACGCAGTGTGCGCATGGCAGGCGGATTGCTGGTGATTCTCTTCGGCATCTGGACCCTGCCCGGCCCGCATCAGCATTGGTTGATGGGGCATTAA
- a CDS encoding adenine phosphoribosyltransferase, giving the protein MVFDDFCLKSLIRPVVDFPKPGVIFRDITPLYQSPRAMRVIADRFIERYVEADFSHIGAMDARGFLIGSVLAHQLNKPLILFRKQGKLPADVLAEGYQTEYGEAFLEVHADSLCEGDSLLIVDDLIATGGTLIAAANLVRRMGAQVFEAAAIIDLPELGGSKRLQDMGVPSFCLTEFLLTE; this is encoded by the coding sequence ATGGTCTTCGACGATTTTTGCCTCAAATCCCTGATCCGCCCGGTAGTTGATTTCCCCAAGCCGGGGGTCATCTTTCGCGATATCACGCCACTGTACCAATCGCCCCGCGCCATGCGGGTGATCGCCGACCGCTTTATCGAGCGCTACGTCGAGGCTGACTTCAGCCACATCGGCGCCATGGATGCCCGTGGTTTTCTGATCGGCTCGGTGCTGGCCCATCAACTCAACAAGCCGCTGATCCTGTTTCGCAAACAAGGCAAATTGCCCGCTGATGTATTGGCCGAAGGCTATCAGACGGAATATGGCGAAGCGTTTCTGGAGGTTCACGCCGACAGCCTGTGCGAAGGCGACTCGCTGCTGATCGTCGATGACCTGATCGCTACAGGCGGCACGCTGATCGCGGCAGCCAACCTGGTGCGGCGCATGGGTGCGCAGGTGTTTGAAGCAGCGGCGATTATTGACCTGCCCGAGCTGGGCGGCTCCAAACGCTTGCAGGATATGGGCGTACCCAGCTTCTGCCTGACCGAGTTTTTGCTGACTGAGTAA
- the fnr gene encoding fumarate/nitrate reduction transcriptional regulator Fnr — translation MPEPVKVRAHNQAHCKDCSLAPLCLPLSLNLEDMDALEEIVKRGRPLKKGEFLFRQGDTFGSVYAVRSGALKTFSLSDSGEEQITGFHLPSELVGLSGMDTETYPVSAQALETTPVCEIPFERLDELSVQLPQLRRQLMRVMSREIRDDQQMMLLLSKKTADERIATFLVNLSARFRARGFSANQYRLSMSRNEIGNYLGLAVETVSRVFTRLQENRLITAEGKEVHILDPIKLCALAGGSLEV, via the coding sequence ATGCCTGAGCCAGTAAAAGTGCGCGCTCATAACCAGGCACATTGCAAGGATTGCAGCCTGGCCCCTCTTTGCTTGCCACTTTCGTTGAACCTGGAAGACATGGACGCGCTGGAGGAAATCGTCAAGCGTGGACGCCCCCTGAAAAAAGGCGAGTTCCTGTTCCGCCAGGGCGATACTTTCGGCTCGGTGTATGCCGTGCGTTCCGGCGCGCTAAAAACGTTCAGCCTGAGTGACAGCGGTGAAGAGCAAATTACCGGCTTCCACCTGCCAAGCGAGCTGGTCGGCCTTTCCGGCATGGACACTGAAACCTACCCGGTGTCGGCTCAAGCACTGGAGACCACGCCAGTGTGCGAAATCCCTTTCGAGCGTCTTGACGAACTCTCCGTGCAATTGCCACAACTTCGTCGCCAGCTCATGCGTGTGATGAGCCGGGAAATTCGTGACGACCAGCAAATGATGTTGTTGCTGTCGAAAAAGACGGCGGACGAGCGCATTGCGACCTTTCTGGTCAACCTGTCAGCCCGTTTCCGCGCCCGCGGCTTCTCGGCCAATCAGTACCGCCTGAGCATGTCGCGCAACGAAATCGGCAATTACCTGGGCCTGGCCGTTGAGACCGTCTCCCGCGTATTCACCCGCCTGCAAGAAAACCGGCTGATCACGGCCGAAGGCAAGGAAGTGCATATTCTTGATCCGATCAAGCTGTGTGCCCTCGCGGGTGGTTCGCTGGAAGTCTAA
- the hemN gene encoding oxygen-independent coproporphyrinogen III oxidase: MLDAIRWDPDLIHRYDLAGPRYTSYPTALQFNDQVSPFDLLHALRESRKAQRPLSLYVHVPFCANICYYCACNKVITKDRGRAQPYLQKLEHEIQMIACHLDPKQKVEQLHFGGGTPTFLSHDELRQLMAKLRKHFNLLDDDSGDYGIEIDPREADWSTMGLLRELGFNRVSIGLQDLDPDVQRAVNRLQSLEETRAVIDAARTLQFRSINIDLIYGLPKQTPEAFARTVDEVISLQPDRLSVFNYAHLPERFMPQRRINSSDLPSPAMKLQMLERTIEQLTGAGYRYIGMDHFALPDDELAIAQEESTLQRNFQGYTTHGHCDLIGLGVSAISQIGDLYCQNDSDLVHYQHTLASGQLATKRGLLCNQDDRIRREVIQQIICNLHVPFARIEHAFNIDFRGYFAPQWPMLKTMAADGLIALDDQQLTVLPAGRLLVRSVCMVFDAYLEQQSRQRFSRVI, encoded by the coding sequence ATGCTCGACGCCATTCGTTGGGACCCAGATTTGATTCACCGCTACGACCTGGCCGGCCCGCGTTACACCTCGTACCCGACGGCGCTGCAGTTCAACGATCAGGTCAGCCCGTTCGACCTCCTGCACGCCCTGCGCGAAAGCCGCAAGGCGCAGCGCCCGTTGTCGCTGTATGTGCACGTGCCGTTCTGCGCGAACATTTGCTACTACTGCGCCTGCAACAAGGTCATCACCAAAGACCGTGGCCGGGCCCAGCCCTACCTGCAAAAACTGGAACACGAAATCCAGATGATTGCCTGCCACCTCGACCCCAAACAAAAGGTCGAGCAGTTGCACTTTGGGGGCGGTACACCGACTTTTCTCAGCCACGACGAATTGCGCCAGCTGATGGCCAAATTGCGCAAGCACTTCAATTTGCTGGACGACGACTCGGGGGACTACGGCATCGAAATAGACCCCAGGGAGGCCGACTGGTCAACCATGGGCCTGTTGCGCGAACTGGGCTTCAACCGCGTCAGCATCGGCCTGCAAGATCTCGACCCGGACGTACAGCGGGCAGTCAATCGCCTGCAAAGCCTGGAGGAAACCCGGGCAGTGATCGACGCGGCGCGCACCCTGCAGTTCCGCTCGATCAATATCGACCTGATCTACGGCCTGCCCAAGCAAACCCCCGAAGCCTTTGCGCGGACCGTTGACGAAGTGATCAGCTTGCAGCCCGATCGGCTGTCAGTGTTCAACTACGCCCACCTGCCTGAACGCTTCATGCCCCAGCGCCGGATCAACAGCAGCGACCTGCCCTCGCCCGCCATGAAGCTGCAGATGCTGGAACGTACCATCGAGCAACTGACTGGCGCCGGGTACCGCTACATCGGCATGGATCACTTCGCATTGCCGGACGACGAACTGGCGATTGCCCAGGAAGAATCCACCCTGCAGCGCAACTTCCAGGGTTACACCACCCACGGTCATTGCGACCTGATCGGGCTTGGCGTATCGGCCATCAGCCAGATTGGCGACCTTTACTGCCAGAACGACAGCGACCTGGTTCACTACCAGCACACCCTCGCCAGCGGCCAGCTCGCCACCAAGCGTGGCCTGCTGTGCAATCAGGACGACCGGATACGGCGCGAAGTCATTCAGCAGATCATTTGCAATTTGCACGTGCCGTTCGCCCGCATAGAACATGCTTTCAACATCGACTTCCGGGGCTATTTTGCGCCGCAGTGGCCGATGCTCAAAACCATGGCAGCGGACGGGCTGATTGCCCTGGACGACCAGCAATTGACCGTACTGCCCGCCGGACGACTGCTGGTGCGCTCGGTGTGCATGGTGTTCGATGCCTACCTGGAGCAGCAAAGCCGCCAACGTTTTTCTCGGGTGATCTAA